In one window of Maribacter sp. BPC-D8 DNA:
- a CDS encoding immunity 53 family protein: MDILDWIQDWFKDNCDGDWESSDAIQINTLDRPGWEVEIDISNTSIASMELDWILNETSKQDWYGVKIAEQKFTAAGDPDKLKFLLNLFKEMIDKIENQ; the protein is encoded by the coding sequence ATGGATATTTTAGATTGGATACAAGATTGGTTTAAGGATAATTGTGATGGTGATTGGGAAAGTAGTGATGCTATTCAAATTAACACATTAGATAGACCGGGATGGGAAGTGGAAATTGATATCTCAAACACTTCAATAGCTAGTATGGAGCTCGATTGGATACTTAATGAAACCAGTAAACAAGATTGGTACGGGGTTAAAATTGCGGAACAAAAATTTACTGCCGCTGGTGACCCCGATAAACTGAAATTTTTATTGAACCTTTTTAAAGAGATGATTGATAAGATAGAAAACCAGTAG
- a CDS encoding alginate lyase family protein — MNTLLKLRYDYLTLPFLCILLTTFAFAQNSEPNTTPSLLLGQGDQLPRIKKELAAGNTDLVAALKKIVTDADAALEQPIVNVVAEGALPPSSDAHDYFSYSPYWWPDAENPNGPYIWRDGVTNPDRRTSDVSRLEAMNKAVTSLVPAWYFTGDERYAERAVQQIRAWYLNPETKMNPNFRYGQKRRGHDYNSSGGILESNRMDWVVDCAILLEDFSGWTDKDKTDLRNWFGELSTWMVKSPEGIEEAMQPNNHGAWYNQHLILFSLYGEKPEIARTYLELMPARIFGQVFIDGRQPQELIRTNALSYSIYGARALVGVARLGRHLDIDLFAYRSTEGRSIRLAIDYITPFILGKKEWPGDQVRPLSSSRANELYWNAALGFDEHEFADILNKLPGNALPSPIVQLLDPLPKGW; from the coding sequence ATGAATACACTGTTAAAGTTACGTTACGACTATCTTACTTTGCCATTCTTATGCATTCTATTGACAACATTCGCTTTCGCCCAAAACAGCGAACCCAATACCACACCATCTTTATTACTTGGTCAAGGAGATCAACTGCCACGAATAAAAAAAGAACTTGCAGCGGGTAATACTGATTTGGTGGCAGCTTTGAAAAAAATCGTTACAGATGCCGATGCCGCACTTGAGCAACCGATTGTCAACGTGGTAGCAGAAGGTGCCTTGCCACCGAGCAGCGATGCGCACGATTACTTTAGCTATAGCCCCTATTGGTGGCCAGATGCTGAAAATCCAAATGGTCCTTACATTTGGCGTGACGGAGTTACAAACCCTGATCGCCGCACCTCTGATGTCTCTAGGCTAGAAGCCATGAACAAGGCAGTAACTTCTCTTGTGCCTGCTTGGTATTTCACTGGCGATGAACGGTACGCAGAACGTGCAGTGCAGCAAATTCGTGCTTGGTATCTAAATCCTGAAACTAAGATGAACCCTAATTTCCGCTATGGTCAAAAACGCCGTGGTCACGACTATAATAGTAGTGGTGGTATTCTAGAATCTAATCGTATGGATTGGGTTGTAGATTGTGCTATTCTGCTTGAGGACTTTTCTGGTTGGACTGATAAAGACAAAACCGACCTGCGTAATTGGTTTGGTGAATTATCTACCTGGATGGTGAAAAGTCCCGAAGGTATCGAAGAAGCTATGCAACCTAACAACCACGGTGCTTGGTATAATCAGCATCTTATTCTCTTTTCTCTCTATGGTGAAAAACCTGAGATTGCACGAACTTATCTTGAGCTTATGCCTGCACGTATTTTTGGACAGGTATTCATCGATGGACGCCAACCCCAAGAACTTATTCGCACTAATGCATTGAGCTATAGTATTTACGGTGCACGTGCGCTAGTAGGTGTTGCCCGACTTGGTCGTCATCTCGATATTGACCTATTTGCCTATCGCAGTACCGAGGGTCGTAGTATTCGACTTGCTATTGATTATATCACTCCTTTTATTCTCGGTAAAAAAGAGTGGCCAGGAGATCAAGTTCGACCTTTAAGTTCTAGTAGGGCTAACGAGTTATACTGGAATGCCGCACTTGGATTTGATGAACATGAATTTGCCGATATTCTAAATAAACTTCCAGGAAACGCCCTGCCATCACCCATTGTGCAGTTACTTGACCCATTGCCTAAAGGCTGGTAA
- a CDS encoding DinB family protein, which yields MKNLIVITLLLLTSSPLIAQQNEFIDDSIERLENSRKYLLLVADMMPEEKYDYKATEESLSFSENLMHIGFALDWHSQSLIGNREARVYQTDTIFKPANKTKEEMMARIDQTFTEAIALLQDVVPAELNIELDYFGSTRSKRQIYMLLADHITHHRAQMLVSMRLNGLVPPRYVLYQ from the coding sequence ATGAAAAATCTCATTGTCATCACATTACTTCTATTAACTTCCTCTCCGCTTATAGCCCAACAAAACGAATTCATTGACGACTCCATAGAACGCTTAGAAAACTCCCGCAAATATTTATTACTGGTAGCTGATATGATGCCGGAAGAAAAGTATGATTATAAAGCGACGGAAGAGTCCTTGAGTTTTTCAGAAAATTTAATGCATATTGGTTTTGCACTTGACTGGCACAGTCAGTCTCTTATAGGCAACCGAGAAGCACGTGTGTACCAAACCGACACCATTTTTAAACCTGCCAACAAAACAAAAGAAGAAATGATGGCTCGTATAGACCAAACGTTTACCGAAGCCATTGCCCTTTTACAAGATGTTGTACCCGCAGAATTAAATATAGAGCTTGACTATTTTGGATCTACTAGAAGTAAGCGCCAAATTTATATGCTATTGGCAGACCATATTACGCACCACAGGGCACAAATGCTAGTATCTATGCGATTAAACGGATTGGTGCCGCCTAGGTATGTGTTGTATCAATAA
- a CDS encoding tetratricopeptide repeat protein encodes MKLFAITTILLFSFLFTSAQNTFDNYIKEGIQYHDNGEYDNAITAYTKALEIDPVSTIAHYEMSLSYFSKGDYEEAVKYSDFVLKQKEDHMLEATLTKGSSLDMLGKTKESIKLFEKAIKQKQSHYLLHFNLGINYYKQNALDKAEEHLIKAIELNPNHSSSHLILSYIHNQKGNKVQTLLASHYFLFLEPNSERSKEAFKNLQNNFSGNVTKDSKKPNTINILLDMNNDKQFGAAELMISMLEASKSIEENKDKTDEEMFKENTESFFKILGELKEDSNKNIWWTFYVPFFYDLAKSDHLETYCQYISQIKNQESLKWLAVNENKLREFDAWLRRD; translated from the coding sequence ATGAAACTATTTGCCATTACTACTATTTTACTATTTTCTTTCCTTTTTACATCTGCCCAAAACACCTTTGACAACTATATAAAAGAAGGAATACAATACCACGATAATGGAGAATATGATAATGCCATTACTGCCTACACTAAAGCACTTGAAATAGATCCAGTATCTACTATTGCCCATTACGAAATGTCGTTGAGCTACTTTTCTAAAGGAGATTATGAAGAAGCGGTTAAATACTCAGATTTCGTTCTAAAGCAAAAGGAAGACCACATGTTAGAAGCCACTCTCACAAAAGGCTCATCCTTAGACATGCTAGGTAAAACAAAAGAATCCATTAAACTTTTTGAAAAAGCAATAAAACAAAAACAAAGTCATTATCTACTTCATTTTAACTTAGGTATAAATTACTACAAGCAAAATGCCCTAGACAAAGCAGAAGAACATTTGATAAAGGCAATTGAATTAAATCCCAATCATTCAAGTAGCCATTTAATACTCTCTTATATTCATAATCAAAAAGGGAATAAAGTTCAAACTTTATTGGCATCTCACTACTTTCTATTCTTAGAACCGAATAGTGAAAGGTCTAAAGAAGCATTTAAGAATTTGCAAAATAATTTTAGTGGTAATGTTACTAAAGACTCTAAAAAACCTAACACTATTAATATTCTGTTGGATATGAATAATGACAAACAATTTGGTGCTGCAGAATTAATGATTTCTATGTTAGAAGCTTCAAAATCAATTGAAGAAAATAAAGACAAGACAGATGAAGAAATGTTCAAAGAAAATACCGAGTCATTCTTTAAAATATTAGGAGAACTCAAGGAGGATAGTAATAAAAATATTTGGTGGACATTCTATGTGCCTTTCTTTTACGATTTAGCAAAAAGCGACCATTTAGAAACCTATTGCCAATACATTAGTCAAATTAAAAATCAGGAATCTTTAAAATGGCTTGCAGTAAACGAAAACAAATTAAGAGAGTTTGACGCCTGGCTTAGAAGAGATTAA
- a CDS encoding ankyrin repeat domain-containing protein, producing the protein MSITSTQQLFSDIAKRINSDYYYFVILATNNAFTSALYTVENNTINYANKTVELFKEFSDRIQQDLTGTGVTIIYQENSSSFSIKSIPKYNPELFDSDLFELLIFQEFGIKPATEERITTLESSIKKEKIKNTLVYACYMNDTANILEIAKTAKKSQLNKVLEYTGTPLAFCTENNNLEGFIAVAEKGADINKKSLGSSPLQIAFKHSPDIVTYIYEHHKEAFDKEFDKKGFYLAADCTNRETLDFLLRIGGDLNTYDASFPHLHNFTDRNNLVGITFCLDNNVDINLKDKQKRTALNKAITRNHTAAIELLKSKGGTE; encoded by the coding sequence ATGTCAATAACATCTACCCAACAACTGTTTTCTGATATTGCCAAAAGAATAAATAGTGACTATTACTACTTTGTAATTCTGGCTACCAATAACGCATTTACATCTGCCTTATATACCGTAGAAAACAACACTATAAATTACGCTAATAAGACTGTTGAATTGTTCAAAGAATTTTCTGATCGCATTCAGCAAGATCTAACTGGAACGGGAGTAACCATAATCTACCAAGAAAACTCATCTTCTTTTAGTATTAAATCTATACCCAAATACAATCCCGAACTTTTTGATAGTGATTTATTTGAACTTCTAATATTTCAAGAATTTGGTATTAAACCCGCTACTGAAGAACGCATTACTACTCTAGAAAGCTCCATCAAAAAAGAAAAGATTAAAAATACGTTAGTCTATGCCTGTTATATGAACGACACCGCTAACATTTTAGAAATAGCGAAAACTGCAAAGAAATCTCAATTAAACAAAGTACTTGAATATACTGGCACTCCGCTTGCATTTTGTACTGAGAACAATAACCTTGAAGGTTTTATTGCTGTTGCCGAAAAAGGGGCTGATATCAATAAAAAATCGCTAGGTTCTTCTCCGCTTCAAATTGCATTTAAACATTCGCCCGATATCGTTACCTATATCTACGAACACCATAAGGAAGCTTTTGATAAAGAGTTTGACAAAAAAGGTTTTTATCTCGCCGCCGATTGTACCAACCGAGAAACACTAGATTTTTTATTACGTATAGGCGGAGACCTCAACACATACGATGCATCGTTTCCGCACTTGCATAATTTTACAGACAGAAACAACCTGGTAGGCATAACCTTTTGTCTAGACAATAATGTTGACATTAACCTAAAAGACAAGCAGAAACGAACAGCTTTGAATAAAGCTATTACGAGAAATCATACAGCAGCAATTGAACTACTTAAAAGCAAAGGTGGAACGGAATAG
- a CDS encoding glycoside hydrolase family 113, whose product MKKIYLFVVLFVVVGIVGFAGTEYFPTAENERIPEAIDSVATRRDLRRSFFDKREILVVYGAKDSALQQQYKNVLHELSLMEVTKSWRSVKVSYQNVDEVGEESLNNKIVFLVGAVDENPLIKKYMGDTPFQVSHSQIKIGSKEVPNNNSILGVSFYPSPTDPKIPFSFLTGTDAQEVFSLFAEKVADRGQSFYRQNLEYEVYENKERLVMGDFNTSWGIEGSTFFNFATGTRVLLDTDEFKFIDHQKAIELADVASWQAKISASKATIVNFVGGNNVPKITYNFYTCTEEKGLMTGNTDHSTFDTVTNSVHTIVNKIYANNNIGRDNALLLHNLIGKSDKNIITLGLPIYFTETWQMKGYQYWSARLVESENTFTVTELLDNSFMEMESSLIRDCMAGAFTDFLITTWGKDAYLKRYKKASISEREIKSLEVKWQNYLKGLPKAHPKKKTEKKKLPYLKGFNFAHEGYSIYNGYGSQKATESLLKQKNMGSNAMAIVPYTGINDINTPTPLHFSNNAGSENDDAVVHAVAMASDMGMYTLLKPQIYVGGSWPGGIDMPTDAQWDKFHDYYYRWIRHYAFLAEIHEMDALCIGVEFTKATLSQPDAWRAMIKKTRALYSGQLTYAANWGAEFEKIEFWDDLDFIGLNSYYPLSKKDDPTNEELSLQFDTVKTKIKKVYDRFKKPIVFTEIGFRSVDIPWKNPHAEADDTINEEAQRRSYEIIFEGIQDEPWCQGILWWKFPSYIEYRGEHNSAFTPNNKLAEETVRDWFTK is encoded by the coding sequence ATGAAAAAGATATATCTCTTTGTTGTGTTATTTGTTGTTGTCGGTATTGTTGGTTTTGCTGGTACAGAATACTTCCCTACAGCTGAAAATGAGAGAATACCCGAGGCAATAGATTCTGTGGCTACACGTAGAGATCTTCGTAGAAGTTTCTTTGATAAAAGAGAGATTTTAGTTGTTTACGGTGCAAAAGATTCAGCATTGCAACAGCAGTATAAAAATGTACTTCATGAGCTTTCTTTAATGGAGGTTACCAAATCTTGGCGAAGTGTAAAGGTCAGTTACCAAAATGTTGATGAGGTAGGTGAGGAATCATTGAATAATAAAATTGTTTTTTTGGTAGGTGCCGTAGATGAGAATCCCCTGATTAAAAAATACATGGGCGATACTCCTTTTCAGGTATCTCATTCACAAATTAAAATAGGATCAAAGGAAGTACCTAATAACAACTCTATTCTTGGGGTAAGTTTCTATCCCAGTCCTACAGATCCTAAAATTCCTTTTAGTTTTTTAACCGGTACAGATGCACAAGAAGTATTTTCATTATTTGCAGAAAAAGTAGCTGATCGAGGTCAGTCGTTTTACCGTCAGAATTTAGAATACGAGGTGTATGAGAATAAAGAGCGATTGGTTATGGGCGATTTCAATACCAGTTGGGGAATTGAAGGTTCTACATTTTTCAATTTTGCGACAGGTACCAGAGTTCTATTAGATACCGATGAATTTAAATTTATAGACCACCAAAAAGCTATTGAATTAGCAGATGTTGCTAGTTGGCAAGCAAAGATTTCGGCATCAAAAGCTACTATTGTCAATTTTGTAGGTGGTAATAATGTACCAAAAATCACATATAACTTTTACACCTGTACAGAAGAAAAAGGTTTGATGACGGGCAATACCGATCACTCCACTTTCGATACGGTTACAAATTCGGTACATACTATTGTCAATAAAATCTATGCCAATAATAACATTGGTAGAGATAATGCCTTGTTACTGCACAACCTTATTGGTAAGAGTGATAAGAATATCATCACATTAGGACTGCCTATTTATTTTACAGAAACCTGGCAAATGAAAGGCTACCAATATTGGTCGGCACGGTTGGTAGAATCTGAGAATACGTTTACAGTGACCGAACTCTTAGATAATTCTTTTATGGAGATGGAATCTTCACTTATAAGAGATTGTATGGCAGGCGCATTTACCGATTTTTTAATTACAACATGGGGAAAAGATGCATACTTAAAGCGATACAAAAAAGCATCAATCTCTGAACGAGAAATAAAAAGTCTAGAGGTAAAGTGGCAGAATTATTTAAAAGGCTTGCCGAAAGCACATCCGAAGAAAAAAACGGAAAAGAAAAAATTACCCTACCTAAAAGGTTTCAATTTTGCACATGAAGGCTATAGCATTTACAACGGCTATGGTTCTCAAAAAGCAACAGAATCTTTATTGAAGCAAAAGAACATGGGCAGTAATGCCATGGCGATTGTACCTTATACTGGAATCAACGATATAAATACACCGACGCCACTTCATTTTAGTAATAATGCGGGTAGTGAAAATGATGACGCCGTGGTACACGCAGTAGCGATGGCGAGCGATATGGGCATGTATACCTTGTTGAAACCTCAAATATATGTGGGCGGTAGCTGGCCAGGTGGCATAGATATGCCTACCGATGCACAATGGGACAAATTTCATGATTATTATTACCGGTGGATTCGCCACTATGCCTTCTTAGCAGAAATTCATGAGATGGATGCCTTATGCATAGGTGTTGAGTTTACCAAAGCAACCTTGTCACAACCCGATGCATGGCGTGCGATGATCAAGAAAACGCGGGCATTATATTCTGGGCAATTGACCTATGCTGCGAATTGGGGAGCCGAATTTGAGAAAATTGAATTTTGGGACGATTTAGACTTCATTGGTTTAAACTCTTATTACCCATTGAGTAAAAAAGACGATCCTACTAATGAAGAATTAAGTCTGCAGTTCGATACGGTAAAGACAAAGATTAAAAAGGTTTATGATCGCTTTAAAAAACCCATCGTATTTACCGAAATAGGGTTTAGAAGTGTTGACATCCCATGGAAGAATCCGCATGCAGAGGCAGACGATACCATTAACGAAGAAGCACAGCGCAGATCTTACGAAATCATTTTTGAAGGCATACAAGACGAACCTTGGTGCCAAGGTATACTGTGGTGGAAATTCCCTAGCTACATCGAATACCGTGGCGAGCATAACAGTGCTTTTACACCCAATAATAAATTGGCAGAAGAAACGGTGCGCGATTGGTTTACAAAGTAA
- a CDS encoding DUF2130 domain-containing protein: protein MMVDKIKCPNCAHEFDVEEALSGKMQAHFKAEYERKVAEQAEIFNKERNKLALEVEEFEKKKEKENELFKEKLAQRLAKESEKIQLQTNESFEQKLKALQEENEKKKEENRALRSQEIDLLKRENELKEKAEDLKLNVQKELLEKQTEIEEKAKAKERESMAMKEKEYQKQLEDQKKLIDEMKRKAEQGSMQMQGEVQELALEELLRATYPFDDIDEVGKGVRGADCVQTVINSLQQTCGSIVYESKRTKNFSNDWINKLKQDQINCKADIAVIVTETFPPDMDRFGEKNGVWICGFNEVKSVSLVLRELLLKTQSIKSSDENKGDKMELLYSYLTSNEFVQNINRIIENYDSMIKQLNYEKKAAFKNFAVREKQIWGVQENINVLFGSIKGIAGNALSTSTILELPDAEIDD, encoded by the coding sequence ATGATGGTAGATAAAATTAAGTGTCCCAATTGCGCGCATGAGTTTGATGTTGAAGAGGCGTTATCTGGTAAAATGCAGGCGCATTTTAAGGCTGAGTATGAGCGTAAAGTAGCGGAGCAGGCAGAAATTTTCAATAAAGAGCGTAATAAACTGGCTCTAGAAGTTGAAGAGTTCGAGAAGAAAAAGGAGAAGGAGAACGAGCTTTTTAAAGAAAAGCTAGCACAACGCCTTGCTAAAGAATCTGAAAAAATACAACTGCAAACCAACGAATCTTTTGAGCAGAAGTTAAAAGCCCTACAAGAAGAGAACGAGAAAAAGAAAGAGGAAAACAGGGCATTGCGTTCGCAAGAAATAGATTTGCTTAAACGTGAGAACGAGCTTAAAGAAAAAGCGGAGGATCTAAAGCTGAACGTGCAAAAAGAATTGCTAGAAAAGCAGACCGAAATAGAGGAAAAAGCCAAGGCCAAAGAGCGGGAATCTATGGCGATGAAAGAGAAGGAATATCAAAAGCAACTTGAAGATCAAAAGAAGCTTATTGATGAAATGAAGCGCAAGGCAGAGCAAGGTTCTATGCAAATGCAGGGAGAGGTACAAGAATTAGCCTTAGAAGAACTTTTACGTGCTACATACCCTTTTGATGATATAGATGAGGTGGGCAAAGGCGTACGTGGTGCAGATTGCGTGCAAACGGTTATAAATTCGTTACAGCAAACCTGTGGTTCTATCGTTTATGAGAGTAAGCGTACCAAAAACTTCTCTAACGACTGGATCAATAAATTAAAGCAGGATCAGATTAACTGCAAAGCTGATATTGCGGTGATTGTAACCGAAACTTTTCCGCCAGACATGGATCGTTTTGGGGAGAAAAATGGCGTGTGGATCTGCGGATTCAACGAGGTTAAAAGTGTATCACTTGTACTGCGTGAGCTGCTACTAAAAACCCAATCTATTAAATCTTCCGATGAGAACAAAGGCGATAAGATGGAGCTGCTCTATTCTTACCTTACCAGTAACGAGTTTGTACAGAACATTAATAGAATTATAGAGAACTACGATTCTATGATCAAGCAACTGAACTACGAGAAGAAAGCGGCGTTCAAGAATTTTGCGGTTCGTGAGAAACAAATTTGGGGCGTTCAAGAAAATATCAATGTACTCTTCGGTTCTATTAAAGGGATTGCGGGTAATGCATTATCTACAAGTACCATTTTAGAATTACCGGATGCTGAGATAGATGATTAG
- a CDS encoding sensor histidine kinase, protein MALTKVKQGEVIKTALLLGILVSLPKTIYLYNGIMEGNLDFSMSWVTDFLYRYLFFYCFSWLVIQLNANIDYDGLKWSPILKWIVILIINVVLLFAVIKVIKAFYPLINGRDLKPNQESWINFTFINLSIVLFFIARLLRVSTDKQESRIENEQLKQQNLENELAALKNQIDPHFLFNSLNSLSSLIRDNDNATKFVNKLSYMYRYILQSGETNLVSTKEELKFLDCYTFLMKTRYRDRIEIDVNIDEEFMDMKIPPLALQSLVENSVKHNEISSTNPLTVKVYSNGESLVVENPIRNRSTLAEGMGTGLYNLKKRYSLLLKKEVLVSTENDIFKVELPLKQPV, encoded by the coding sequence ATGGCATTAACAAAAGTAAAACAGGGCGAGGTAATAAAAACAGCGCTATTGTTGGGTATTCTTGTATCATTACCTAAAACCATTTATTTATATAATGGTATTATGGAGGGGAATTTAGACTTCTCTATGTCTTGGGTAACAGATTTTCTATACCGTTACCTATTTTTTTATTGCTTCTCTTGGTTGGTCATTCAGTTGAATGCCAATATAGATTATGATGGGCTTAAATGGTCTCCTATTCTTAAATGGATTGTAATACTGATCATTAATGTGGTGTTGCTTTTTGCTGTTATAAAAGTGATAAAGGCATTTTATCCATTAATAAACGGTAGGGATTTAAAACCGAATCAAGAGAGCTGGATCAACTTTACTTTTATCAACCTATCTATTGTACTATTTTTTATTGCTAGGTTACTTCGTGTAAGTACAGATAAGCAAGAGAGTAGAATTGAGAACGAGCAGTTAAAACAGCAGAATTTAGAGAATGAATTGGCAGCTTTAAAAAACCAGATCGATCCTCACTTTTTGTTCAATTCGCTAAATTCTTTATCGTCCTTAATTAGAGATAATGATAATGCCACCAAATTCGTAAATAAGCTATCGTATATGTATCGCTATATTTTGCAAAGTGGCGAAACTAACTTGGTGTCAACAAAAGAAGAGTTGAAATTTTTAGACTGTTATACCTTCTTGATGAAAACCCGATATAGAGATCGTATAGAGATAGACGTAAATATCGATGAAGAATTTATGGATATGAAAATTCCGCCATTGGCATTGCAGTCTCTGGTAGAAAATTCGGTGAAACATAACGAAATTTCATCGACCAACCCATTGACCGTAAAAGTATATTCTAACGGAGAATCATTAGTGGTAGAAAACCCCATTCGTAACCGTAGTACCTTGGCAGAGGGTATGGGCACGGGACTCTATAATTTGAAGAAGCGGTATTCTCTTTTATTGAAAAAAGAAGTACTGGTAAGTACCGAAAATGATATTTTTAAAGTAGAATTACCTTTAAAGCAACCGGTATGA
- a CDS encoding endonuclease domain-containing protein, with translation MRKIIPYHPYLVDLAKNLRNNMTLGEIALWREIKSKKLGHKFSRQIPIDQYIVDFYCKDLQLAIEVDGSIHFEEGHEEKDKRRQSKLESLGVIMIRFSDTDVKDNLTFVLEEIKVEIKKLEQSNTHP, from the coding sequence ATGAGAAAAATTATACCATACCACCCATATTTAGTAGACCTAGCTAAAAACTTAAGGAATAACATGACCCTTGGTGAAATTGCGCTTTGGCGAGAAATTAAAAGCAAAAAACTAGGACATAAGTTTAGTAGACAAATACCCATTGACCAATATATAGTTGATTTTTATTGCAAAGACCTCCAACTCGCCATAGAAGTAGATGGCAGTATTCACTTTGAAGAAGGGCATGAAGAAAAAGATAAGCGAAGGCAATCTAAATTAGAGTCATTAGGAGTAATAATGATTAGATTTTCTGATACTGATGTAAAAGATAATCTGACTTTTGTTTTAGAGGAAATTAAAGTAGAAATTAAGAAACTAGAACAATCAAATACCCACCCCTAG
- a CDS encoding LytR/AlgR family response regulator transcription factor, producing the protein MKVILVEDELAASDNLAYLLTKINPDIEVVAVLDTVKATVAYFSKPHEGVLVFMDIHLADGISFEIFDQVEINIPIIFTTAYDQYALKAFKVNSIDYLLKPIDQEELSDALDRFEAQNQQKGIDEQQMQSLMQLIQHKPTNFKQTFLVGLGDQLLPVKTADIAYFFIDTGLVKAVTVQERSYVLDIKLEDIEEALDPEVFYRANRQFIVRREAITAIKFHFNSKLLVDVHPVCSERIVVSKAKASDFKSWVGS; encoded by the coding sequence ATGAAAGTAATACTAGTAGAAGATGAGCTTGCTGCAAGCGATAACCTAGCATATCTGCTAACGAAAATTAACCCTGATATTGAGGTTGTAGCCGTTTTAGATACCGTCAAGGCGACCGTGGCGTATTTTTCAAAGCCACATGAAGGTGTTTTGGTATTTATGGATATTCATTTGGCAGATGGCATTTCGTTCGAGATTTTCGATCAGGTAGAAATCAACATTCCCATCATATTTACTACAGCTTATGATCAATATGCATTAAAGGCATTTAAGGTAAATAGTATCGATTATTTATTGAAGCCAATCGATCAAGAAGAACTGTCAGATGCTTTAGATCGTTTCGAAGCCCAGAATCAGCAAAAGGGTATCGATGAGCAACAAATGCAAAGTTTAATGCAGCTCATACAGCACAAGCCCACAAATTTTAAACAAACATTCTTAGTAGGGCTGGGCGACCAATTGTTACCGGTAAAAACAGCTGATATTGCGTATTTCTTTATAGATACCGGTCTTGTAAAGGCGGTAACGGTACAAGAACGTTCGTATGTGCTCGATATCAAATTAGAAGATATAGAAGAGGCTTTGGACCCCGAAGTGTTCTATAGGGCAAACAGGCAATTTATAGTACGTAGAGAAGCTATAACCGCCATTAAGTTCCATTTTAATAGTAAGTTGTTGGTAGATGTTCACCCTGTGTGTAGCGAGCGTATAGTAGTGAGCAAGGCAAAAGCATCGGACTTTAAAAGTTGGGTAGGCTCTTGA